In Polyangium spumosum, the DNA window CGAATCGCCGCGATCACCTGCTCGGGCGGGGTTTTACCCACGGCGCTGGCCACGTGATCCATCAGCTCCATGATCATCGAGAGCTGCGCGACGGTCGTGACCTTCTGGACGGCCTTCCAGACCTCCTTGTCCCGCAGCCGCAGGCGCAGCGGGTCCGGCTCCGGATCGGGCAGGCGCAGCGCGCTCACGACCTGGGCAAAGTAGGCGTGCGACGCCGTGCGCACGAGCAACTCGACATTCTGGTCGCATTTCTCGTTCGCCGCGCGCCCACCGAGCCAGGGACGGTCGCCATTGCAATGGTAGGGTAACGCCATGGCGCGACTCATGGCGGTGCTGGCGTCGCAGTTGGCGCATCGGACGAAGATGCGCGCGACGTCGCCGAGCGCCTTCTCGATCAGGTAGAGCTCCTGCCGATCGCAAACGCCGCCCTCGCGGTCCATGTGGGCGAACGGAATCCACGGGAAGTCCGAGAGGTGCCCGCGCTTGCACGCGGCCACGAAACGCACGGGCACGGCGCTCGACCACTTGTTCTTCGCGCATTGATGGCGGTAGCGGCCGTTCTTGTTCTCGAACTGCTCCGATGCACGCGCCAGCCGGTGGCAATGCTGGCATACGAACCAGCGGGGGAACTCGAGGGCGCGGACGCCGACACGCGTGTCGGGGTCGCGGGCGTCGCCTTCCGGGGGCATCCGGAAGTAGCCCTCGCGCGCCAGATCGAGGTCCGGGTCGAGCGCCTTGAGGCGGGGGATGAGCGAGCGCCGCAGCCGCGGATCGTCCAGCGTCACATGGCCCTCGCGGCCGTAGCCCCAGTGCTCGAGGCTGCCGATGACGACGGCGCGGTCGACGAGATCGACCATTGCGCCGGGCCCGAACGTCGTGACGAGCTGGCTCTGTCGGAGCTGGCCATCCGGGCGCGCCCCTTTGGCGCCGTCCTTCTTCTTTTTCGGGTCGATCATCCGCCCCTCTCGTCCAGCTGCTTGAACCTGAGCCACACGGGCACGCTCGGCTCGACGTCACGCATCGACGTCGGTACCTGGAAGCAGCGCGCATCGTGGTCGGCGGGCGGGTCGTCGCTCGCCGTGAACAACAAGTGCAGGCCCTCGCTGCCCGCGCGGTCGTTCTTGCTGTACACGCGGCTCGCGGCGCCGGTGCGCGCCTTGTCGACCACGCGCTCCCACGCGTCGAGAAAGCTCCGGCCGCGGGCGCGCACGAGGTTGGCGATGCGCGTCTCGGCGTCATCGTCCGGGAATTTTCGATGGCCGCGAGCCCGTCCCACCATCCATCCGAGCAGCTCCTCGGCGGCAGGTCGCTGCTCGTGGATGTTCATTACGCCCGTTGGGGGCTCCATTGGTGCAATGCCGTGCCGGATCATCGACAGGAGGCTCCCCACGAGGCCGCGGTCCAGCGCCTGTCCACTGAAGGGCGTCACGCTCGTCGCCTCGACCTCGCGGTAGAAGCTCTCGTGGTAGGCGACGAAGCGCTCGTAGTGCGAGCGGTCCCGGGGCCGCATGACGTTCAGGCACGTGACCACGAGGCCCGGATAGGCACGCCCGACGCGACTCGTCGCCTGGATGTATTCGCTGGTCGTCTTCGGCTGGCCCGTGACGACCATCAATCCCAGGCGGTCGACGTCGAGACCGACCGAGATCATGTTCGAGGCGAGCACGACATCGAGCGGCTCCGGGTCGGTCGAGGTGCGACGGGCGGCGAGGCGTCGCTTGGTCTCCTTGACGCGCTCGGTAGGCTCGCGCGAGGTGAGCTCGGCGGGCATCTCGAGCTTGCGATCGGCGGCCCAGGGGTGCGGTCCGATGAAATTCAGCGGTCGCTTTTCCGCCTCGATGTCGTCGATGCGGTTCCGCACCTCGTCCTCGACGAGACGCCGCATGCCCCCGAGCTCGCGCAGGCTGTTGAAGTAGCCGATCAGCGTCATGTACGGATCGGCCGGCTGTTTCGGGTCACCCTTGCGATCGAAATGCTTCTGCGCAGCCGCGAGCAGCACCGCGTACGAGCGCACCGAGACCGCACGAAGCGCGCGGCCGGGAGCGCCGACGCCCACGTAGAGCCGACCGGGCTTATCGTGCTCGATCTGGGAGAAGAAGTTGTCGCCATCGACGATCCCCCGCGGCGGAAAGAGGCTCATCGTTCGCCCGAAGAGCGCCTGGATCTGGTCCCGCGCGCGCCTCACGGTCGCCGTCGAGCAGATCACCTTCGGCGGCCGTGGCGCGCCGTAGGCGGGGCGTTCGCAGAGATAATCGACCGCGGCCTCGTAAAGGCCCACCATCGTGCCGAGCGGGCCGCTGATGAGGTGCAGCTCGTCCTGCACGATGAGCTCGGGGGGCAAGAACCCCTCGGGCAGCGGCCTCGCGCCGAGCTTGAACTCGTGCATCACGCCGTAGGCGCGCTGGTCATCGACGTGCGTCGCGCGGCCGAAGAGCATTCCAGCGTCGCCACGCCAGGGCATCATCGCGAACTTGTCGACCGTCGCGACGAGGAAGCACGGGACCTCCTGGTAGATTTGCTCGTCGACGAAGACCACCGGCAGGCCGAGCCCCGGCACCTTCGCCTCGGTGTAGAGGCACTTCGCGTTGTCGCAATAGACGGCCGCGCGCGCGAAGTTTTTCTTGGTCGGCTTTCCCTCGGCGTCGACGAGCTTGATGTTCTGGATCTTGATCGATTCACCGCACCAGGGGCAGGTCGTGAGCGGGAAGGGTGAATCTGTCCGGCCGGGTGTGTAATCGGAGAGCGCCTGGTGAACGTCCCTTAGGCGGTTCGCGCTCGCGCTCGCGCCGACCCAGAGGCCGATCGTGAAGCGGGCATTGCCGAGCTCTTTGGGGTTGCGCCGCCGGAGCTCCTCGAGCGCGCACATCAGCGTGGCCGCGCGCCCGAGCTGGTCGAGCGTGAGGAGCCGTAACGTGTACCGGAGCAGCACGGCGACGCCGCGCCCCTCGTGCGGCGTCCCCTGACCGCGGATTCGCCTGAGCAGGAGCGTGAATGCAATGAGGCCGAGGTAAGCCTCGGTCTTGCCGCCGCCCGTGGGGAAGTAGATGAGCTCGGCGAGCTTCCGGTCGGGGTGGCTCGCGGAGGCGAGCGAAGGCAGGTTCAAGAGGACGAAGGCGAGCTGAAACGGCCGCCACTCGGGTTGCTTGCCGCCGACGTAGCGAGGATCCTCGCGCGTCTGGTCTGCCTGCAAGGCTGCGACGTGCATCGCCTGGTTTGCGAGTTTGAAGGCGCGGAGCACCTCGGGCTTTTGGCCGAGCAGCGCGATGCCCTCGGCGATGCGCTTTCTGGCCCCGTCCGCCTTGCTCATCAGATCATCACGCGTGCCCTCGAGCGTCGTGCGATCGAGCGGGGCATAGCGCTGCTTGTCGACCCACGCTTCGTAGGCCTCCAGGAGGGGCGAGAGCGCGTTCGCGAGGCCCTTGGCGTCGAGCTTCGCGAGATCGGCCATGCCCAGCGTGGCGTCTGCGATGGGTCGGTGCACGACATTGGGCACCTCGAAGCAGGGGAGCTGCGTCGTGCGCAGGCGCGTGAGCTTGCCATTCTTCACCTTCGGGCGCTCGACGCTCGTGTTATGCCCGACGGCCCACTCCCTCTGGTCGCGGAAGGCGAGCGCGAGCACGCGCTGGTCCTCGTCGCTGCCATCCTCGCCGCGCCGGTTCGGGCGGGAGACGAAGCCGCGCTCGTAGGTGAGCTGCATCCGCACCTGGAAGGCGAATTGCGTGTCGCGGTCCCGCTCCACGGCGGTGCGGTGGTTCACGAGGAAGAGGCTGAGCACGCGCGTGCCGGGATCGAGGCCGTCCATGGTCGTCGTGCGCAGCTCTCCTTTGAGCACGAGGTTGCGCGACCCGGGGACGGGGATGCCGTCCTTGTGCTGCAGGACGCTCGCATCGAGCGGCACCGTCACGGGGACCGGGCCGTAGGGCACCCGCTTCCAGCCGGTCTTCTTCTTGTCGTCGCGGTCGATCGCGACCTCGACCTTGTCGTAATCGGCATACCAGACATCGACCTGAATCGTGTCCCCCACGCCCGGCGGCAAGAACACGGAGAGGCCCATCGATGCGGGGAAGCGGACGGGCCGCTTCGGCTCCGGCTCCTCGGCCCCGGCGTCCTCGGCGGAGCTCTCGCTGCCGGCGGCGAGGCTTCCGTCGGTGGAGTCGCGATCCTCCGGGTCGGGGACACGGCCGCCCTCCGGAGCGAGGAAGCCGGTCAAGTACCAGCGCGAGGGGGCGAGAGGCAGGATCTCCTGGCCGCCCTGCGCGTGTGTGTCGGGGACGAAGGGGCCGACGAGATCGGCTTCGAGGGCATCGACGAGGCGCTTGCGGACGTCGGTTTCGTTCATGGCGGTCCGATCCGAGGCAGGGTAACCGACCTTGTGCCAGACATGTCAACGGCGTTTCCCGCGAGCGCGGCGAACGGGGGCGTCCTGTCCGGAGGACGAGGGCAGGTTGCGCAAGGAACAACGCAGGGAGCCCGTCCGACCCAACGGCGCCCCGTCCGGCACCGCTCGACGCGCGGACCAACGAAGGAGCTTGACCCTGTACTGGTGAACAGGTAAGCCGGCCAGGTGAAACGAGCGCTGCCAGGGCGACCGCGAATCTTTCGCGACTCGATCCACGGGGACATTGCGTACCCGAGAGGGGCCTTTCAGCGCTTGGTCGAGCGGGTCCTGGACACGAGGATGTTCCAGCGCCTCCGGCACATCCGCCAGAACGGGGTGCTCAACCTGGTGTTTCACGGGGCGGAGCACTCCAGGTTCGCGCACGCCATGGGCGTCGCCTGGGTGGCGGGTAAAATCTTCGACGCAGCCTTCCGGAACACGCGCAATCGCTCGTTGTGCATGGACCGCAAACAGGACCGAGAGGACACGGTCCTGGCGGCGCTGCTCCACGACGTCGGACACGGGCCGTTCTCGCACACGCTCGAAGACATTCTCAAATCCCTCTCGGTCAAGTTCGACCACGAGGACATGACGAAGCGTATCCTCGTAGAAGAGGGCTCGGAGATCGCAACCGTCCTCGGGGAGCGCGGGAGGCGACTCGTCCCTTTCATAGACAAGAAGCAGCGGGATCCGAGCCGGTGGTTCTACGACATCGTGTCGAGTGCG includes these proteins:
- the drmB gene encoding DrmB family protein yields the protein MIDPKKKKDGAKGARPDGQLRQSQLVTTFGPGAMVDLVDRAVVIGSLEHWGYGREGHVTLDDPRLRRSLIPRLKALDPDLDLAREGYFRMPPEGDARDPDTRVGVRALEFPRWFVCQHCHRLARASEQFENKNGRYRHQCAKNKWSSAVPVRFVAACKRGHLSDFPWIPFAHMDREGGVCDRQELYLIEKALGDVARIFVRCANCDASTAMSRAMALPYHCNGDRPWLGGRAANEKCDQNVELLVRTASHAYFAQVVSALRLPDPEPDPLRLRLRDKEVWKAVQKVTTVAQLSMIMELMDHVASAVGKTPPEQVIAAIRAENEASTATSERPLRSAEYDRMVTAPLEQQGIVPEPGVQFAAYRVPKHRLDLPPGIRGLVVVPELREVRVQVSFSRFDSIGANLQGEYDFAARKVKPAVLTLPTGNEKWLPAAEVRGEGVFVELDEEVLHKWEKRDAVVKRAELLLRAFEATGRGEFPGVRFFLLHSLSHLLLTAVSLECGYAASAIRERIYCGQAEVGGPNMAAVMLTTGTTGSEGTLGGLVEEGRRIRYHLREAWDLGRLCSNDPVCAAHDPSSESSDRRTEGAACHGCLYIAECSCEWFNRFLDRALVVPTIGNDPELAFFRERP
- the drmA gene encoding DISARM system helicase DrmA, coding for MNETDVRKRLVDALEADLVGPFVPDTHAQGGQEILPLAPSRWYLTGFLAPEGGRVPDPEDRDSTDGSLAAGSESSAEDAGAEEPEPKRPVRFPASMGLSVFLPPGVGDTIQVDVWYADYDKVEVAIDRDDKKKTGWKRVPYGPVPVTVPLDASVLQHKDGIPVPGSRNLVLKGELRTTTMDGLDPGTRVLSLFLVNHRTAVERDRDTQFAFQVRMQLTYERGFVSRPNRRGEDGSDEDQRVLALAFRDQREWAVGHNTSVERPKVKNGKLTRLRTTQLPCFEVPNVVHRPIADATLGMADLAKLDAKGLANALSPLLEAYEAWVDKQRYAPLDRTTLEGTRDDLMSKADGARKRIAEGIALLGQKPEVLRAFKLANQAMHVAALQADQTREDPRYVGGKQPEWRPFQLAFVLLNLPSLASASHPDRKLAELIYFPTGGGKTEAYLGLIAFTLLLRRIRGQGTPHEGRGVAVLLRYTLRLLTLDQLGRAATLMCALEELRRRNPKELGNARFTIGLWVGASASANRLRDVHQALSDYTPGRTDSPFPLTTCPWCGESIKIQNIKLVDAEGKPTKKNFARAAVYCDNAKCLYTEAKVPGLGLPVVFVDEQIYQEVPCFLVATVDKFAMMPWRGDAGMLFGRATHVDDQRAYGVMHEFKLGARPLPEGFLPPELIVQDELHLISGPLGTMVGLYEAAVDYLCERPAYGAPRPPKVICSTATVRRARDQIQALFGRTMSLFPPRGIVDGDNFFSQIEHDKPGRLYVGVGAPGRALRAVSVRSYAVLLAAAQKHFDRKGDPKQPADPYMTLIGYFNSLRELGGMRRLVEDEVRNRIDDIEAEKRPLNFIGPHPWAADRKLEMPAELTSREPTERVKETKRRLAARRTSTDPEPLDVVLASNMISVGLDVDRLGLMVVTGQPKTTSEYIQATSRVGRAYPGLVVTCLNVMRPRDRSHYERFVAYHESFYREVEATSVTPFSGQALDRGLVGSLLSMIRHGIAPMEPPTGVMNIHEQRPAAEELLGWMVGRARGHRKFPDDDAETRIANLVRARGRSFLDAWERVVDKARTGAASRVYSKNDRAGSEGLHLLFTASDDPPADHDARCFQVPTSMRDVEPSVPVWLRFKQLDERGG